From Trichomycterus rosablanca isolate fTriRos1 chromosome 18, fTriRos1.hap1, whole genome shotgun sequence, the proteins below share one genomic window:
- the zgc:114200 gene encoding gamma-secretase subunit Aph-1b-like → MSAAVFFGCAFIAFGPAFSLFIFTIAKDPLRVIILIAGAFFWLLSLLLSSLIWFIAVKASNTDDGKVQKGLLIFGVIFSVLLQEVFRFAYYRLLRKANEGLAAISDDDASPVSVRQMAYVAGLGFGIISGAFSMINILSDSLGPGTVGLNGGSQYYFITSAFMTLALTLLHTFWGVVFFDGCEKSRWWVIVVVVCLHLLVSGLSLLNPLYEGTLPPVYAVTALMAIWAFFSSGGSLHNLSLLSTRKTTTVESS, encoded by the exons AtgagtgctgctgtgtttttcGGCTGTGCTTTTATAGCATTCGGTCCTGCTTTCTCTTTATTTATCTTCACTATTGCTAAAGACCCACTGAGAGTCATTATTCTGATCGCAGG agCTTTTTTCTGGCTCTTGTCACTTCTGCTGTCCTCTCTGATATGGTTCATTGCTGTGAAGGCCAGCAACACAGATGATGGTAAGGTACAGAAGGGCCTGCTCATATTCGGAGTCATTTTTTCTGTTCTTCTTCAGGAAGTGTTCCGATTTGCTTACTACAGGCTGCTAAG GAAAGCTAATGAGGGCTTAGCAGCCATCAGTGATGATGATGCCTCTCCTGTATCAGTTCGGCAAATGGCTTATG TGGCAGGGCTTGGCTTCGGGATAATAAGTGGTGCTTTCTCCATGATCAACATCCTGTCTGACTCTTTGGGACCAGGCACTGTGGGGCTCAACGGAGGCTCACAGTACTATTTTATCACCTCAG CTTTCATGACTCTTGCCCTGACGTTGCTGCACACGTTTTGGGGTGTGGTGTTCTTTGATGGCTGTGAGAAGAGTCGCTGGTGGGTGatcgtggtggtggtgtgtctcCATCTGCTGGTGTCTGGCCTG TCTCTGTTGAACCCACTGTACGAGGGCACTCTGCCTCCTGTGTATGCCGTCACTGCTCTGATGGCAATTTGGGCATTCTTCTCTTCAGGAGGGTCCCTGCACAACCTCTCCCTACTCAGCACCC GTAAGACAACCACAGTGGAGTCTTCGTGA